In a single window of the Pseudohongiella acticola genome:
- a CDS encoding prohibitin family protein encodes MKNYFSQLFRRFRFGFIFTVLVSLFLLVILWDRIVHTVPPGHGAVVWHRIQWPGSQHLRSYLVAEEGVKTTWPWDSFYLYDLRLMTHTETYNVVSQEGLHFEMDMTFRWNVMPSNLVLLNQTVGKDYLQSMLIPEIGSVLRETVAYHLAEDLYTVDRNEVQQRVYNEVTSDSLPNHIGSRTSVAPGVTITLLDTLMTNIRLPESLKTAIEGKLAESEMVAQYEFRVERERLESQRKLIEAEGIRNFQEMVSPAITDSYLQWRGIEATLELAKSNNSKVVVIGNSANGLPLILDTQEGRQLPGATSISDSVVE; translated from the coding sequence GTGAAAAATTATTTTTCTCAACTGTTCAGACGATTCCGGTTTGGCTTCATTTTTACCGTACTGGTGTCGCTGTTTCTTCTGGTCATACTTTGGGACCGGATAGTACACACTGTTCCACCCGGGCATGGCGCCGTGGTGTGGCATAGAATCCAGTGGCCGGGCTCTCAGCACCTTCGTAGCTATCTGGTCGCCGAAGAGGGCGTGAAAACAACCTGGCCCTGGGACAGCTTCTATCTGTACGACCTGCGCCTGATGACGCACACTGAAACCTATAACGTGGTGTCGCAGGAAGGTTTGCATTTTGAAATGGATATGACTTTCAGGTGGAATGTGATGCCAAGCAATCTGGTTCTGCTGAACCAGACAGTGGGTAAGGATTATCTGCAAAGTATGCTGATTCCCGAGATAGGTTCGGTGCTAAGGGAGACAGTCGCGTACCACCTGGCAGAGGATCTATACACTGTAGACAGAAACGAAGTTCAGCAGCGCGTGTACAACGAAGTCACATCTGATTCCCTGCCTAATCATATTGGTTCAAGGACATCCGTGGCGCCAGGTGTTACTATTACGTTGCTGGATACTTTGATGACCAACATTCGGCTGCCGGAAAGTCTGAAAACCGCGATTGAGGGAAAACTGGCGGAATCAGAAATGGTGGCTCAGTACGAGTTTCGGGTGGAACGGGAACGGCTTGAAAGCCAGCGCAAGCTCATTGAGGCCGAAGGAATCCGGAATTTCCAGGAAATGGTTTCGCCCGCCATTACAGATAGTTATCTGCAGTGGCGTGGCATCGAGGCGACACTGGAACTGGCCAAGTCCAATAACAGCAAAGTTGTGGTGATAGGAAACAGTGCCAATGGTTTGCCGTTGATACTGGACACACAGGAGGGCCGTCAGTTGCCCGGTGCAACTAGTATCAGCGACAGTGTCGTTGAATAA